Part of the Trichoderma asperellum chromosome 1, complete sequence genome is shown below.
CCGGAAGGGTCAGTACCGGATATCGGAGATTTAGAGAGACGGTTTGcggcgttgaagaagaggtgaAGCGCACATGCTATGGCTATGATGTGATAATGGGCCGGATGGAACAAATGGAATATTACTGCGAGAGCGAGCGATGCAAACCATTTCAGAGAAAGCAGGGCAGAGCGGATCAGAGCGGTACAAAGCACATGCTGGCGAGATACAGACACTTGTTATTACGCGAGCTGGGCGGCGCACCTAGGTGGTGTACTGTATttgtatatacctactacctTATACTTCTTGTGCCGTTACCTCCAACTGCCGTGCCATCGCCGATATTTGGGTGGCTACGGTAGCAGTACCACCCGTTGACGTACCTGTCCATGCCTGTGTAGGGTGTAGGTACACATGGGTTCCATGAATAAATGCGTGTGGCCGTGACTCCACGAAAATACGCCCACGCGCATCATCCAAGCACTgcatatatttttttttatcccccTGGCCTGGTTGGCCTCTTTTTCATGCCGCAAATTGGACCAGTCACGAGCACCGACTCTTGTTACACAGCATGAGCTATTTGGCCAGGCATTATTTAAGGTGCCAGCGTTGCCATGCAGCTCTGCCTCGGGTTCcgttcctctttttttattttattttattttctgttgctgctctcccctccttctttctcAGACCctactttctttctctcttcccctcccAGACCCTGGACTTTTTATCATGTTAGTCTGACGGAGGCTTTTCCATTCGTCTCTTTCCTTTAGAGGTTCGCGTTCATGTGCTCTCACTGATacgagagatagagagacaATCTGTCTTTCATCAACATTGACTCTGTATTTGCCTCATCATCGACTGCCATAAGGGCTTGTTCATTCCCTAGACTGACGGTTGGCTCTCAATTTGTCTTACTGGCTGGTTCGCAGTCGCTGGCTTTTCTGCTGCGTGCTTTGGCGGTTGCCCAGGTGCCAGCTGCCAACATGTCGCCTCACGTGCTCGTGCAAGCAGAGAGGCATGAAGAACCGAAGAAGCTTGGCACCCTGactgcttctcttttcttctgccttgtctgcctctccatcttcacacTCGCCTCACTCTTTGTGGCCCATCTTGAAAGATACAAACGGCAGATTGTGCGTATCTTGCTTAGTCCCTTTGATACCCCCGACGAAGGGGATGACGCCCAGCTACGCCGagatctttttcttcatcaacaaCTCAATGAAAAGGATTTTAGCCAGCTTGACCAACAACTGAACGGACCTTCTTCCCCGTTGCCCTCCAACAATCACGACCACAAGCACTCCTTCACAATGGGGGATGCCAAGTTCTCTATGGATTCCAATGACCAGGTGCTCTTTCACGTGCAAGTCACCATGGGATGCAATGGCCTTCGGGACCTCTACAACGTCGGCTTCATGCGTCAAGATACACTTGAGAAGAGAATTGACGGAGCCATCAACCAGCTCTCGATTATCAACATCGTCTCCATCTGTGCCATTTGGCTTCGGGAGAAGATCTGCCGCAACTCCTTCGCTGGTACTTCGCCCAACGTTAAAGATCTATGTGTCTTCCTTCAACGCAGAGGCTGCTCTCAAGACATGTGCTGCCAGATTTTCTACACAGCATTTCACAGATTGCGCCCTCACCTTGCCAGCCAAGTTTCGCTGCGAGTTTCTGGAGAAACTCTGACTGACTTCCGCTCCATCGTGGATTATATCTATGATCACTGGCACCGATGGGTAGAAGAtgctcaagctgctgctgatcaTGCTGCGCTTCTCGCTGCTGCTAAGGATCCTCTCCCCCAGACTTACCCTGCCTATAATCACAACCTCCAATCAATGCCAAAGGGAAAGTATCAGAAGCATGTGCAAGAAAGCTTCAGCAAACTTCACAGACACCAGAATCATCACTATTACCACGACAGTGTCAAGGTCGAAGATGGGCCTGCTCCGCTGCATGAGGAACATCAACCCGAAGACTGTGCCCCCTATGACCTCGGACAAGCCAGCACCTGGGGCTCCGCGCCTGACCAGGCTGGAAAATGCAGGACTCGAAGTGACGACTGTGTTTGTAAGCAGTGCAGTATCACAGGTTGGCTCCCCCTTGTTGCGACCCCCCCTGACGGCGCTGCTCTTGCCGATACTTTCCTTGCTCTTTCTCCTACTGCATCAGATTCTGTAGATCTTCTTGGCTTATTCAATGAGGTTACCGCAGTCCCCcgagagaaaaagaataaaaccGCCCTTAATCAACTTGTTCCTGGGCCTGAATATGTTTGCCCAAATTGTGGCCAACAGGGTGATCACTATAATTATTTCTGCACCGTCAATAGCAAGTCAGCCAACTTCGTCTATAAACCAGGCTTTAAGGAGATGGCAGATTTATCGAATGACAAAATGCACATGGATCCCCAGCGCGCGGCCTGGATGGCGACTGGTAGCAATTATGCCGATGAGCTACTGCCCAAGCAAGTGCCATCTGCTCAGCTGGAAGCAGATGATAAATCGTCTTCGGATTTAATCATGCTTAATAGCGGCTCTGAGATCGAAGAGGCCAAATTCACTTGTTTCAATGATGTTGGTGGCAAAGAATTTGGCAGTGGCCCTACTTTGAGAGGGGTCCGACACACTGACGGCCGTTTGTCACCTTAGGAAGTTGTAAGTGTCTTTGACCTATCTATTTGGCTGCGCTAAACAACGGTTGGAAAATACTGTAACTaatattcttctcctctATATAGGATCGTGgcggcaaagaagagaaggaataTGTTGATACGAAGAGCCTTGTTTTTTCGTATGACTTGATCTGTATtgacagcgatgatgattatggtggtgatggctgcGTGGCAGAAGCTGATCGTTTCCTTACAacagttgaagaagagaaaagacaagGTGGCTGCAGTATGATAATTCCaggtcaagaagaagcacgcaaaaagcagaaactggaagaagaatatgAGGGACCATTCCTTCTTGATAGTCTCATGGGAATGGATGAGGGAGAATGCTTTGCACCGGGGCTTGCGCCGTGCACTCAGACACCGCAGCCGCAATTGCAGCCGCAAGACAAGTCGGATATCTATCTTGGAGTCACCAACAAGCCGCTTGGCAGAGGTCCGCCGTATGACCCAGCCGTTCACGAGTTATTCCACAACCAAGACAATACGTGGATCCAGATGGCAAACCGCCCAACAGCACTTGATTTGTGGGATACAATGTATCTTGATGAATGCCACCAATCGCCGTCAGAATCTGAATACGATCCATACTAAGGGCCCACGGGATAAAGTTCATTGTGCTGCAATGGGACTTCACTTACGAATATTGCGGCAAGGCAAATGGCTGCTATTCATGTCTTCATCATAttccttccttttccatTCTTTCCTTTAGTCGATGGAATCTAGTTCAAAGCTTGCGTTTTTATAGGGACGATTGAgattgaaagagagaaatacATTAGGAATTTGCTTTGTTCGTCAATATAGTCCGTATACATATAGTCTCTTGATTTGCGGTAAGGATAGAAAAAAGTCTCTTGCGACAATCTTCTTGTTTGAACAGCCGTGTTTTTCTAATTTGCGACTGAGGATCGCCCGTACCATCAGTTGAGGCTACCATTGCCATTGATATCTAACGTTTGATACATTGGTTCTCTCATCATAATTCGATGCCTTCTcatgttttaattaataaattaattatctgACTAAATACCTAGACATACATTGATGGCAGCAAATTACCCCTGGAGCTGAGGAATAAAGAAGACAGCGACAAAATCACGCCGCAGGCTTCTTACATATCCTGGCCACCACAATCTTGCAATCCGCTATTTCCCAAGACGCCCAAACACCCTTGCCTATGATATCCTTTGCATCCAATAATGCATTATCAACACGCTCCTCTGCTAGATTGCGAAAAGGGCGAATAAAAGATAAGTGTAAAAtcataaaaaataaaaaatcctGTTGGGCTTCCTGGTAACTCCGAGTCGCGAAATGAATATATACGTAGATGTAAAGAAACCGATAAATTGTGCCCCCTATTCTCTCAAAGTTCCCTCGGAGgcaaagagggagaaaagagaagttTGGAATagaggaaggaaagaaaaaagacgcGTCTTCCCCATTCCTGTACACATCACTCCAGCTTATCCAGATGTTCCAGCCGCGTCAACACAACCTGCTTGCTCGTCTCCTCAATCTCGCCCGCCAGAAAGACCTCATCGAGGATGGCGTAGACCTTGTAAAAATTGAAGACGAGGTCGAGCTCGCAGACGTTGCCGAAGAAGGAGTCGAGGACCTCAACGAAGAAGTGGATGGCCTCGAGGAAGGCGAGCTCGTTGTCGTTTGTGTCGACGCAggcgcagaagaagaggcccgCGTAGCGGCGGTAGACGATCTTGTTGTTGCGGAACTCGACAAAGTTGGACTGGTATTTCTGGTCGCGCGGGGCGACGAGGCGGTGGACCTCGCCCTTGAGCTTGATCTTTTCGTCGTCGCTGTAGGGGGCGTACCATTTGGCGAGGCGGGTTTTGCCCCTATTGATTGATTGGAGGAGTTAGTTTTGCgaaggttattttttttgggggggaaaagACGCGCGTGGgttggagaagaggcaggCTTACTGTCTGTTttggatgaggatgaaggagAGCATGATtgttggaggaggagagagaaagagagagcgaCGAGTTTTGGTGTAGTTGAGGGAGAGTAGCAGGATGGAGGATGAATAATACAGACGTCGATGGTTTAGTTGGACGTTGCTCAATTACAGCGCGCGTCTAGGGAACCGTGGGGCCGGAGCATGCGGATCGGATGCCATTGGCGGCCGGGCCGAGAGAAGGGCCAGTGGGGacttgagaagaagagagcaataACAGCAATATATCACAGTCAGATACATGTGCTCAttctgatgatgaagaatattatagttcAATTACTTTTGATTCTTTTAGGAGATGAAATTGGgggaaaaaatgaaaaaaaaaaaaaaaaaaaaaaaaaaagttattgcATGAGTGGAAATCATAAAAGGCTAAGGTAGTTAAAAGGGTTGGTTGACATGTATGCGGCTTAAAGAGCAAGAGGATTGTGATGAGTGTTGGGGAAGAACTAAATTGAATCATGTGTGTAGCGGAGACTATTAGCAAATAATGGGAGAGATACCATTGCCTTGTGTCAACTGATGAGGAATCATAGGAATGGTGGCGTATACAAGAGACGATACGAGGCCAAGACGCACTGATGAGTGGTCATTTGGTGTCTCTCGATGGCCGCTACTGAGCACACAAGTATGGAGTGGTTGTACGTCATATGCcgagagaagagcaaaaaaacagagaaaaaaatccgAATATGAGAGAACGAcaaaaacgaaaagaaaacatcaGATCAAATCATACCACCGGGCAAAGGAATTCCCCACTGCTTCAATGCATGTCCGGATAACGTTGCCGCTGACTCGTCGTCTGCAATCCGCTTTGCTAGAGAGGAACGCCCACCTACGCTGTAGCTGCAAATAGATAGGTCTGTCTGCCTATTAAGCAGTGGGCGAGCGTCGACAATGAAAGCAACAGTTTTTACCTGACCCGTTCTTTTTGACTGCTGATCACCTCCGTTGAGTTTATCTTTGTGTATCACTGCTCCATAGTAATGTAATTATAGGCTACGCTTTAAGCTCGAGTGCTGCTGTAGCGCAATTATAGCGCCTCTGGCCTATAGCTAACAATGCTATAGCGCTTTCCCATCTATTAGGCATATGCGTAGTGCGTGCAATTTGTAAGGTCGATCATAGAAGACTGCTTCAACTGGGCTACGTACCTTGGTAGTGCCGATGCCATTGTGGCTGTCCTCTATGTAATCCTTTGCAGAAGATGTCAGATTTATTAGTAGTACTGTTAGCGATTGAGACGCCTACCGGGGTGGGCCTGGAGAGCGCCACCGGGCGACCCTTAGCCTAAAACCCAGGCCCATCCAGTGGTTTAGTGGCCTGTTCCATGCCCCTCCTCGAGCTCCCCATCTCCAGCACACCATAAGCTCTATGGATCTTCGTTgctgtccttttttttgacCGACTACTCCTTCCATCtctggaaaaggaaaaaaaaaaaaaaagacgtgACCTCACACCGATCGTCGATCTCACCAGCTCTGGAATCGTTCAGTCTGTCAAATCCTGATTCATTCTTCTATTCTTTCGCCTCCCTCCACCATTTCTACGCTTTCTTgagtcttctcttctctttcgccTCCCCTTCCCTTTCACGACCTCGGAGTCCAGTTCAACGCTCCACGCAGTAAAACTCACAGACGAAGGGTCTGATCCTGGCATCTTTCATGCAGCCATCGTCAGATTAACCAGCGCAAGCTCGCATTCCTTATCTTTTCCCCGAGAGTCTCCCGCTCGCCTCTCCGGCCCCCCGGACTCGGCTTTTTGCGACAAACACTCAACACTTCTAAAAAATCACAGCTTAGAATCTTTGATTTCAAGGGATGATGTGGTTACAGAAGAATCCCTACTCTacttggcaatggcaaagcTCCTACGCAGGATCGTTGCCTCCCTCTGGGGCGACCACGGCACCAAGGATCTCTGGCAGCGGATTCTCAAGGATTTCATAGCTTGTGTGATTGCAACCACGATTGCCATTCTCCCCCAGATCAGAAGCTGGTCAACATTTCTTATTCCAATGACTGTTGCCTTTGCACACCCAGGCCAGCGGTTGGGCGTTGTCATTGAGAACATCATCATGGTCATTTTCGGCTCCGGCCTGGGCTTATCATGGTGCATCCTGGGTTTATACCTCGCGAGCTTGGTCTATGATGACAACAAGCCCGCTGCGTTTACTATTCGGGCTCTGTTCTACCTTGCGTGTATCTTGATTCACGGCTATATACGGTCCTCTAGTCCTCGACTCTTTTTATTTGTCTTGTTCGTCATGCTACCCGCGATAACCACGCTCACGGCACCAACCAAGGCTACACCACTCTTATATGAAACTATCTACGTACCAATTCTTATTGGCGTTGGCATTATGCTTTTCGCCAACGTTGTCATATTCCCAGAGCTTTCTGGTAGTTACCTGGGAACTTCTACCATCAACGCCCTCTCCGAAATGGCCAACACATTGGAGCGAGCTACCTACTGGTTCGCCACCCCTGGGGGCGACTGTGTTGAAACTCGAGATCAGGATAGCGTGCGCAGCACCACAGTGACCAACGATAGGGAtattgagcagcagcagcagcagaaaatgAGCCAGAAGAAACAATCCATCATCCGTTACTGGCGCAAATTCTTCTCCGCTTTCCCGAATCCCTTTCGATCTGCCAGGGCTATAGCTACAGTATCCAAAATACCACTACATGCGACCACGCTTGCGTCTCTAATGGAAAAGAAACCTACAATCCGATCTAAGCTTGCTGCGTGTAAGACTGCACAGAATGAAGTTAATTTTGAGATTTCCATCTCACCCCTTGCTCCTGGTGATATGAAACGCATTAGCGTTGATCTCATGAGCAGTCTGTCCCAGAGCATTATTACACTAATTGGTGCTTGCGAAAACAAGTTCATAGTACTTGATGATGAGGGTCGTGAAGAGAACGGCTTGGCAAGTGATGATCCAGAACTCTCAACAGAGAACACGCACAGCCCTGAATCAACCACACCGTCGACCGGTGCCCCAGAAGCTTACCTAAAAGTCAACTCTAATATAAGATCTAGATCGAAAGCAGGCAACTCCATCGATCCCCATAGCAGAGCCGACTACGCCACGCTGAATAGGCAAATTGAGTTGAGCAGCGCCGAGCTTCTTGAATCAATTGTTATGCGGCTTCAAGCTCCTGTACAAGAGTTCCAAGCCTCTACAAATGCAGCGGTGGCTCTTCTTATATCCTGTCTGGCATATTGCTATGATGTTCCCACCCTACCCTCTGGCGCGCCTACCCCTCGAGGTATTCGTTTAGAAGAGATTGATCTGCGCATCGACCTTTTCGCCGATGCTCTAGCAGCGTTTGACCAGCAATCTATCCAACAGCTTAAGCTGGTTGCGATGCAAGAGACAGGCCAATATCTTGATTTCATGCCCCGGATGGAGACATTCCTCATTTCATCGTTTCTTCTAGCCTTTCGCCAGTCTTCAACCCATGTCTTGAATATGCTTCGCCATGCACGCTACTTGGTGGAACAGAGGCAGCGCCGCCATAATAAGTCACGCATCTGGATTCCTCACTATTCAAGTCTTCGAAAGTGGCTTCGTACTGCTGGAGAACGTGATTCAATGGTTCTTCCAGAAGGCGCGAGGCAGGCCGCACGACGCGGGGATTTGGCTGGAAGGCCATCTGAATCTCAATCGAAAGAATCTAGCGGCATTCTTGAGAGTGATGAGCAACAACTGGGGGAGCGCATAACCGATGAGGAAGCGGGCTCTACAACCACTTCTAGATATCTGAAAGTCTTGAAAAGtagaaaaacaagaagcaaaaaaagggggaagaaaggaagagaaaatggGCCAGCCGATAATCACCGGCGATCTAAACATGGgcatgaagagaaagatgctCCTGACAACTGGATTTTAGAATTGCGAGGgaaagcagcagatgctttaGAATGGGCTCAAGACTCTGACGATCTTGCGTATGCACTCAAGCTATCTTTTGCTGTCTTTCTTGTCAGCTTTCCGGCCTTTGTACCGTCTTGGAACCAGTGGTACGGAGATGTTCATGGCGTTTGGGCTCCGCTTCAGCTGATATTTATCTTTGAAGTGGCCATTGGTACTTCTTTGGTCACCTTTATTGTCCGAATGATTGGGCTGGTTCTTGGCTGTACAGCTGGATACGTCTCGTTTGTTATTGCAGGGGGGAGTAGAGCTATTACTGTTGTGGTTCTCGCTTTTACGATCCTACCTGCGGCCTATTTCCATGTTGCAACGAAATATGTCAAGGCTGGCGCAGCAGCCATTATATCAATCAATGTGGTTGCGCTAGGTAAGCTTTtagattttcttctttctgcccGACATAAGACAATATCTGACCATTTTTATTAGCGGCAGAGAATAGTACAGAACTGGCGGTACAGGTCTATTACAAGCGCCTCATAGCTTTTTTGGTAGGGGGTGTTACCGCCACTCTGGTAGAGGTGTCTATCTCCCCTGTGCGCGCCAGAGATCGCCTGGTTGAATCCCTATCTGCCTGTGTGCGTCATATCCAGGGTATGCAGGGCGCCATAGCTGTTGGCGTCGATGAGCCTGAGTTCTTTGATCCTCGCTCTCTAAAGCAGCACCGCCATTTCGATCAATTGCGAGAAAGGGCCCAAGCTTCGCTTGCAGCGGCCGAGACTTTTTTACCGTTCTGTTCTACTGAGCCAAGACTGAAGGGCAGCTTTAAGAAGCTTGCGCCGATATATACTGAAATCATATACGTGCTTCACCAGGTAATCGACCGCATGGACAACGTCGTACAGCTCCGAGCAGCGTATGGTTCCTCAGTGTTGGAAGTCCTGAATCCGCAGGTCTATACGTATCGTCGGAGCATGGTGGCAAGTTGCACCTTGATGCTGTGCTCCGTTAATGAGGCGTTGACAACTTGGCTCCCGCTCCCACAATTCATCCCATCAGCTCGCTTGGCGCATTTACGGCTAATACATAGAGTCCGTAAGATCATCACGTCACAAACATCAACGTCAGCTCCGGTAACACCTACGGTAAGTCATGCTAGCCATGGCAAAACCGAGGGCGAGTACGATGATCAGACAAGCGAAAGGATGGCACGTTTGATAACCAAGCATAATTTTCTCTCCTGGAATGCCAGTACTGCCGGTCAGATGGAAATTATTGAGTACTTGGAAGAATTAGTCGAGCTGGTCAAAATGTTAGTGGGAGTAAATGCATTCCGCTCGGGACTGTTGGAAAAGCCAAAATATCAACATTATGCACAAATGGCAGACTCTCGCCAGGAATCTGCAACCCTGGCTTCCACAAACGagtccagcagctcattaACAACTCAACACAGTAGCATTGCCGTTCCAGAGGAGCCAGGAGAACTTCCAGATTCGGTCTTGAGGCGGGTTGCATTGGCTACTGCTCAAACAGATAATGTCAACCAGAGACCAAGACGAGGGGTTGCTGGAGCGCGACGGCCTTCTTATAGGAGAGGAAGCTTTTTCGGAGAGAATTTGGAAGAAATACCTGCTAGCTTGCAGAGGGTCAACTCTCGGCTTTGGCAAGGAAACGAAGCCGTCAGACGGGCGTCATTCGCGATCACTAGTATGCGGCCTGACTCAGCTGCTAGACCTCGAAAAGGGTAATGGAAAATGGAAGGATAATTCTTTTCCTAGcatgattttttttgttctcctGTTTTCGAAGCGAGCGTGTTCCTACTCATTATCTGGCGTTCCAGAttttatcattttttttttgtcatttTTAATGAAGCAAAAAGACGATATATACCCCACCTGTAAAGGAAGTATGAGGAGTTTGGATCTGTATGAAAGAAAGTATACTGATTTTTACGCGATGGCAATCATGAGCTTACATTTCACATGTACCGCTtgatagagtttatatacaTTTAATCACTTTTATTTACCGTTGCCCATCGCCCATCGCCGATAAACGACATGACAACAGTAATACCGATTGCGCTAAACTCTTTCAACTGACTTTGCAAAAGAAACCAACTAACCCATCATACAATCGTCAAATAACCAGATTCTCAGATCCGTTGTTCTTGATCATGTATCTGATGACCCAAGACCCTCTCCAAGCGCATATTGAACCGGGTCAGAGTAGCCCCAAAACTCCGAGTCGAAACGAGGggggaaaagcaaaagggggaaaagcaAACAAGTGAGCAGCAGATAAGACTAAAAAAGTGATTGCGAACCCCCCAAACCAAAAGAATACTTTGagcaaaaaggagaagaaaaaaaaaaggaagaagcagagaaaagagaaagagaacgTGGCACAAAAAAGAGtctaaataatatttagagTCGTGTGTTGTGCCAGTCTCGTAATGTTGAGCATAGCACGCGTTTTCTTGTGCCTTTGCTGGAACCGCCGGAAGGCCTCCTGAACGTGCCTTGGCTCGATGGGCGTGCGACCCTCACTAGGGGGGTCGAAGAGGCCCTGCTGgagcttgcgcttcttgctcGTGCCACCCTCGACCAGGGCGCCGGTCTGAGCGCGGGCCATGTCCTCTTGCTCCTTGACCTTGAGGGCAACTTCGGTTAGGGTCTGGACCATTTCAAAGGTGAGAAAACCAAGGATATCGACAATATCGTCCGAAGGTTTGCTGTCAGTGACGACACCAAAACCAGCCCATTCACGGAAGCGCTTGCCCTTGCGCCAGGTGAAGGACGCCTGACGATATTCGGACCACGTCACGTACTCTTCTCGGGTCATGACTTTGGTGCGCTCGTCGGCCTTGCGCAGACGCTGGAGGGTGATGTAGttcatctcttcctcctcctcatcttcttcgtcgtcgcgcTCTGGGACCTCGACAGAGTAGAAAGACGCAGGTTCCCAGGGGAGACCGACTTTGgcctttttgttcttcttggctGCCTCGTCTACGGGGCCTCCAGGGACGACACCGCCGACAGCATCGTCGCCAGCAGCGATATCCGCGTCTGCACCTTTGTCGTCAGAGTCCTTGACGTTTTTACGGACGTCTTTCCAGGAGAGAAATGTGCGCAGACGAGATACTTTGGCTTGGTCGTGACGGATTTGAAAAATGAGGTCGTTAGTGCTGATCGATTTTGAGCCACGACGGGCAGCGAGCTCAGTGCAGTTTCGTAACTAAAGATTTGTTTGATATTTAGTTAAATTTGTACGATTTGAGatacacaaaagaaaaagctggTGGCCTACTAGTTCGATGACTTGCTGCCGGACGATGTCTTCGATGATACCGGTTGTTTCTATTGACGGTTCGGTTGTCTCGCCAGAAACGTACATCATCTGTTGGAAAGAGTCAATTGTTATAGCTCGTCTGGAAAGGCGCAACAAGAATCCAGGTCGCATGCGATATCGCCGCCCATTGGCGTAGAAGTATCGATCACTCATGATTGAGTAAAAGTAAGGCTGAGGGCCCTATAGCAAATTTCAAGTAAAGAGAaggtgaagaggaagatgaagctcgTTTAGGGTAAAACTGAGCGTGTGTAAAATTTATAGGAGTTGGTTGATGCTTGCCACTTGGCTATAATTGAGATGCAGCTGGTAAACGCGGCATTGCCAGGCGTTGGTGTTGAAGGATGCGTTGCATGTAGGATCAGAATTTGAAGGTCGCTGATGCATTTTCCTCAAgagttattattaagtagtaGTCTGCCATGACAAATGAGATCGTCTGAGCTGCTCTCAGAGTGAATGATGAGAAGAACGCAACTCTTTTTACTCACGACGGCTCACTCGTTAAATGCGCTCAGCATATAAGAGAAGGTCCAGCTTAGAAAAAAGGTGGTGAAACGAGATATGTGCGATTGAATAACTTGATAATAAGCGTGACGATATCAACCATTATCGCCACCATCATGATGAATGCCCAGACTTCTGAGCCCCATTGATGCTCGAAAATGCTCAGGTACAAGTGAAAGTAGGCAGTATCTCACCTGACTGATTTCTTGGCGATATTTATACGCCTTGACAGCGGTTGATTCCGCCATGCTTCCAGATTTCCAATAAGTAACGaatttccttctctttctgtaGTAATCAGGCCCAAAGCCTGTAAGTAGGACGAAGCGCGTCCAGTGGCTTCCCCCTTCAGAACAGCGCCAGTCGTGCGCCTCCCCCGTAAAAGTCCAGCAGCCGCCCTCGAAAATCGGTATTTCAAGCGAAAAGTCGTATGAAAACTAGCGTCTTTGTGTATCCAAGCGAAGGATCTGGGAATTGTTGGGGTGAGCTTCCGCAATTGGTGAACAGCGACTGCCGCAGTTTTGGCCTCCAAAGTCGGAATCCGTCCGAGTCGCTTACAAAGAAGTATTCGCTTCTATgaatccaaaaaaagagaagagagagcgtAGAGAGGAGCGAGAGAGGCAGATGAATTGAAGCTGATTTTAGTAAGCCGAGTTCGAGCAATAATGGAATCCCCAAAGCtagacaaagagaagaaaaccaCGATGAGTAGGAGACAGTCGAGGCTGAGATGAAGAGGCACCAACGCGACAGAATCGGAGTCTGATTCGTTAGAAGCGAAGTATGCTAGTTGCACCCCCTCTGAATGTGCTGGTGAAATGCTAAACACACACCAAACGCCGTGACAAGTCACGTGATGAGAATCGGCTTGTCACTGCCCAGCAAACAGCGACGGACGGTACATGAGACTGACACCCTGAATAAGAGTACTGGAGGTTTATAATATGGACAAAAGCACATCATCACTGCTAACAGTAGCGGTTATGATGCAATCTTTGGCTATTGCAGGCTACGGTAGTGATGGCGAGCATTAAACCAGCATGCTGCGCtgaactttttatttatttttctactCAATGGCTCTCCATCCCTCAAACCCTTCTCCCCTGAAACTCCAAATAATCATGTAATGTCCCGCAAGTAGCTGCCACTCTTCAACTTCATCGAGCCCTTCGAGTCTGTCaactctctccttctcctcagcaCCCACCCATTTAGTCCATATGCGATCAATTGTCAATTGACGGGTAGTCTCAAATCCTATCCTCTTAAGCCGAGCTGCTTCGTCTGCTTCGTTCCTGCGCCGCTCAAGGCTGGGCATGTGAATGTTCCTTGCTGCCAAATTCGACACCATGGTATCGCTAAAAGGATCCCCAAGATGGATTGGCTCGTAGATGACGACTGCTGCATTGGGTATTCGGGAAGTAAGGTATTCA
Proteins encoded:
- a CDS encoding uncharacterized protein (EggNog:ENOG41~TransMembrane:9 (i72-97o103-122i129-146o158-177i703-722o734-758i770-798o804-822i834-854o)), whose translation is MAKLLRRIVASLWGDHGTKDLWQRILKDFIACVIATTIAILPQIRSWSTFLIPMTVAFAHPGQRLGVVIENIIMVIFGSGLGLSWCILGLYLASLVYDDNKPAAFTIRALFYLACILIHGYIRSSSPRLFLFVLFVMLPAITTLTAPTKATPLLYETIYVPILIGVGIMLFANVVIFPELSGSYLGTSTINALSEMANTLERATYWFATPGGDCVETRDQDSVRSTTVTNDRDIEQQQQQKMSQKKQSIIRYWRKFFSAFPNPFRSARAIATVSKIPLHATTLASLMEKKPTIRSKLAACKTAQNEVNFEISISPLAPGDMKRISVDLMSSLSQSIITLIGACENKFIVLDDEGREENGLASDDPELSTENTHSPESTTPSTGAPEAYLKVNSNIRSRSKAGNSIDPHSRADYATLNRQIELSSAELLESIVMRLQAPVQEFQASTNAAVALLISCLAYCYDVPTLPSGAPTPRGIRLEEIDLRIDLFADALAAFDQQSIQQLKLVAMQETGQYLDFMPRMETFLISSFLLAFRQSSTHVLNMLRHARYLVEQRQRRHNKSRIWIPHYSSLRKWLRTAGERDSMVLPEGARQAARRGDLAGRPSESQSKESSGILESDEQQLGERITDEEAGSTTTSRYLKVLKSRKTRSKKRGKKGRENGPADNHRRSKHGHEEKDAPDNWILELRGKAADALEWAQDSDDLAYALKLSFAVFLVSFPAFVPSWNQWYGDVHGVWAPLQLIFIFEVAIGTSLVTFIVRMIGLVLGCTAGYVSFVIAGGSRAITVVVLAFTILPAAYFHVATKYVKAGAAAIISINVVALAAENSTELAVQVYYKRLIAFLVGGVTATLVEVSISPVRARDRLVESLSACVRHIQGMQGAIAVGVDEPEFFDPRSLKQHRHFDQLRERAQASLAAAETFLPFCSTEPRLKGSFKKLAPIYTEIIYVLHQVIDRMDNVVQLRAAYGSSVLEVLNPQVYTYRRSMVASCTLMLCSVNEALTTWLPLPQFIPSARLAHLRLIHRVRKIITSQTSTSAPVTPTVSHASHGKTEGEYDDQTSERMARLITKHNFLSWNASTAGQMEIIEYLEELVELVKMLVGVNAFRSGLLEKPKYQHYAQMADSRQESATLASTNESSSSLTTQHSSIAVPEEPGELPDSVLRRVALATAQTDNVNQRPRRGVAGARRPSYRRGSFFGENLEEIPASLQRVNSRLWQGNEAVRRASFAITSMRPDSAARPRKG
- a CDS encoding uncharacterized protein (BUSCO:EOG092D3F2O), giving the protein MAESTAVKAYKYRQEISQMMYVSGETTEPSIETTGIIEDIVRQQVIELLRNCTELAARRGSKSISTNDLIFQIRHDQAKVSRLRTFLSWKDVRKNVKDSDDKGADADIAAGDDAVGGVVPGGPVDEAAKKNKKAKVGLPWEPASFYSVEVPERDDEEDEEEEEMNYITLQRLRKADERTKVMTREEYVTWSEYRQASFTWRKGKRFREWAGFGVVTDSKPSDDIVDILGFLTFEMVQTLTEVALKVKEQEDMARAQTGALVEGGTSKKRKLQQGLFDPPSEGRTPIEPRHVQEAFRRFQQRHKKTRAMLNITRLAQHTTLNII